The Pochonia chlamydosporia 170 chromosome 3, whole genome shotgun sequence genome contains the following window.
GCAGGAGGGTCTTTTGCATCGTACCTGATGTTAGGTCTTAATCTAGATTGTTCGTCATCCGCTGTCTCAAGGCCCTCCGCTGCGATATCGCTCGGTCTGGTGTCCCTTTCTCCCGCCATCAAGCCGACTGGGCTAGAAGGGCCATACCAAGCGTTTATTTTTTGGATCAACTCATCGCGCAGTTCTTGATCGGATCCATGTTTTGTAATCGTATCGGCGTAGGCATAGCCAAATGCCCCCGTGGTTCTCGCCATGTCAGAGGTCCAAAACGTGCCGTCGCTGTCGGCAAAGAATGGGGTGAGGGCCGTTTTCGATGACTGCATGGTCCCTTTCAGAGCCGTGAAGCTAGTTTCCCCGGCAGCCATCGGGATAATCCAAGCTGATGGGTTTAAAATTTGCCACATTGTTATCAGTCGGTCAGTCATTGTATGATGtaaaaagaagagaggatCAAACGAGGACAGTGGGACATAGGTCAAATGGCCTTTGGAACCTCCGTATATGTGAATAACGTCATGGATGGATTCGATGGAGTCTAATAATGAGAGGCCTTGCGAAACAGCCCAGGCTTTATTGCTGAATGAGTTGAACTCGTGATAATCAGAGAACAGTATGTATAGTCTTTGCTGGAGCTCTGGTAGTTTAGACAGCAAGGCAGTATTTACCTCATCATTGTTTGACGGCGGCGAAGTGAGACTAATTGTGATATTAGGTGCTCGCTTTGTTTCGTTCCATTGTTTTAACTGATTCTGCGAGTGAGCCTAAGTTTGTAAGTGCGAAAGACTGCACCTACTGGGTTCCATATTAAGGCATCCTTATCTAGTGGATGGAATTGGTACGAGTAAAGGGGATTTCGAATATTTTGTATACCATTTGGGCCATATTGTAGTACAACAGGGCTCCAAAAAACATCAGGCAGATGCGTTTCGCCACTCGGTGCTGGGAGGGACCAGTCCCAGTATGGAATTCGGAAGTTGGACGCCGCTTTTTGATACAATCGCCTCTCAGTGACATTTGGGAACATGATTGCAATTGCATTGACCATTTTATACATTTGTTGCTAAGTGACAAGTTAGCAAGTCACAGACGTGTTTGAAAGACGCTTCTGCTTGGGCCGAATATCTACCTCAAACAAGGCGAGATATGGTCGATGCCACATTGGGAACAAGACAGAACTATGTGTGCAATAACCAGACTGGTTGGCCCCCGAAATAGGTTCAACCCCGTTCCATGTTGCAAATGGCACTCCGTGTATACCTGTGATTAATTAGTTATAAGACATGTGCCCGGTGTTCAGACAACACTTGCCAGTAATTTGGTACCAGGAGAGGGGGTCATCTTGGTCGGCATACTGAAACATGCTCAGTGCCAGAATATAAAGATCCCATATGTACTTATTGTCCTTCAACTTGCGGATCTCTAATCTCAATGGCATTGTGCTATTTCCTGGGGACGGTAGGCGGCCGACGACAATAGGCGCTTTCGAGTCATCTCTCCGAGTAAGCCTGGATAGGTCTGCGCCAAAATCGTATGAATTCGAAACGGCTGCTGAGAGCGAGAGTGTGGACAGAAGCCACAAGAACAGTGGTAGACACCGGCAGAGATGAAGTGACATGGTAGATTGACGGACTAGGCATAGAAAAAGGGGAAGATGTTTACTCCCGTGGTTGGTGTAGAGGTATCTTTGAGACTGATTCAAACGATGTACCTAGCTTCGAGGCGGCGTGGAAAGGTCTAGCAATAGAAGTTGGCATCAAAAGAGTTTGCAAACCGTCTCCTGAGTGAAGGACCTTCAGAATAGGACACGAATATCCATCAATGGCAACATTTGCTGTGCGATGATAGGGAAGTGTCTGAGGTGGCGGTGATTGGTAGAATGTCTTGTGTGTCTTTGGGCACATCCATTGCTCAACatgaacatttgaagccgtGAGGCAACCAGAAAAATGATGACCAAAGGACCTACGACGGCTTGCCAAGTATGTTTGCAGGCAAAAGCACGTACGCAGGGAAGGTGAGCTCCAGCTCGTACATGTGGAAGGAGCCACCGACGTAAGCGACGAAACGGAACAACAAAAACTCACCATATCCTCGCTCTGCCTTCACTTTATCCCAGAATGTGCGCATATTGACAAGGATGCCTTTTGCACCACCTGGTGTGGATATTATACCTGACGGATGAGTTGAATCCTTAACTATCTGAATTGTACTGTCGCATTGTTGAAGAAATATGAACAGTAGGGAAAACGCAGACAAAATTATGTCTTTTCGTAAATGCTCTTGACGCCCGCCTCAGATGTTACCTCCTCTGGCTGTGCGAAGACCTTTTGGAAAACTTTCTCCAACCTTTGCAGGACTTCTTCCCCGTTTTGGGCAATTTGGTAATGTGTTACCAGCCGACCTCCAGATACGGTGAGACCAGCAGCCCGACTTAACTCGATGAAGCGGTCGTCGCTACACTTGGCCGAGTCGAGATCTATCCAACACATGTTCGTGTGCACGGGATGAACGAGTTTTCCGCCCATACCGCTCCACAAAGCCTCAActttcttggccatgtcgtGTGACACTTTCAGCCAGCCATCACTGCCATCTGGTTTTCTGCCGAACGTTTCGTCTACGGCAACTCGCGCACACGCAGTGATAAATCCCGGCTGTCTCATACCGCCGCCTATAGATTTCCGAACCCACCGAGAGTGGTTCAAAGTCTCCTCCGAGCCGACGAGCAGGCTACCAACAGGTGCCCCTAGACCCTTGGAGAAGCACAAGCTAATTGTGTCGAAGTGAGCACAGAACTCGGGTAGAGTACCGGCGCCGGCTGCCACAGCCTCCCACAACCGAGCGCCGTCGCAGTGCATTTTGATCCCGTGTTGTCTCGCAA
Protein-coding sequences here:
- a CDS encoding threonine aldolase (similar to Verticillium alfalfae VaMs.102 XP_003003433.1) — its product is MGVDSMATQGDAGVHNAWIGAKGPSALDLRSDVMTTPTPSMLAAIQSCTLLDDVFREDKTTMELEAHVAALAGKEAGLFVLSGTMGNQLALRSLLTQPPHSVLCDHRSHIIQYEAGGVATLSGALVRTVVPKNGIHLTLEDVKQNVVLSTDVHACPTRVISLENTLNGMIMPLSEVKRISEFARQHGIKMHCDGARLWEAVAAGAGTLPEFCAHFDTISLCFSKGLGAPVGSLLVGSEETLNHSRWVRKSIGGGMRQPGFITACARVAVDETFGRKPDGSDGWLKVSHDMAKKVEALWSGMGGKLVHPVHTNMCWIDLDSAKCSDDRFIELSRAAGLTVSGGRLVTHYQIAQNGEEVLQRLEKVFQKVFAQPEEVTSEAGVKSIYEKT